A genome region from Aurantiacibacter sp. MUD61 includes the following:
- a CDS encoding flavodoxin family protein encodes MALSKKQSEISEGCAIDFSDLKAVIFNATLKAPGEESHTDTLLDVVEEIFAMQDVSVKRHRLTDYRLAPGVYPDMTEHGWDHDDWPKLSPDVFEADIVILGTPIWLGEKSSIAQSFIEKLYAHSGETNDEGQYAFYGKVGGCVVTGNEDGIKHVGMGVLYSMQHVGFTIPPQADCGWIGPAGPGPSYGDEQDDGSRAGFDNEFTQRNTTFMAFNLLHAARILKDAGGYPAVGNVRTEWDRGVKPGWPNPEHR; translated from the coding sequence ATGGCACTCAGCAAGAAGCAGAGCGAAATAAGCGAAGGTTGCGCGATCGATTTTTCCGACCTGAAGGCGGTGATATTCAACGCCACGCTGAAAGCACCGGGCGAAGAATCGCACACCGACACTCTCCTCGATGTCGTGGAAGAGATCTTCGCGATGCAGGATGTCTCCGTGAAGCGGCATCGATTGACGGATTATCGGCTCGCCCCCGGCGTCTACCCCGACATGACCGAACACGGCTGGGACCACGACGATTGGCCGAAGCTGAGCCCCGATGTTTTCGAAGCTGACATTGTCATTCTCGGCACGCCGATCTGGCTCGGCGAGAAAAGCTCCATCGCGCAGAGCTTTATCGAGAAGCTTTATGCGCATTCAGGCGAGACGAACGACGAGGGCCAATACGCTTTTTACGGCAAGGTCGGCGGATGCGTGGTCACCGGCAATGAGGACGGCATCAAACACGTCGGCATGGGCGTGCTTTATTCCATGCAGCATGTCGGCTTCACCATTCCGCCACAGGCCGATTGCGGCTGGATCGGTCCGGCCGGCCCCGGCCCGTCTTATGGCGATGAACAGGACGATGGCAGCCGCGCAGGATTCGACAACGAATTCACCCAGCGAAACACCACTTTCATGGCTTTCAACCTGCTTCACGCAGCGCGCATTCTGAAAGATGCAGGCGGCTATCCTGCTGTAGGAAATGTTCGCACAGAGTGGGACCGCGGCGTCAAACCCGGCTGGCCCAATCCCGAACACCGCTGA
- the tkt gene encoding transketolase, producing the protein MSDEQTRFTNMANAIRALSMDAVQAANSGHPGMPMGMADVATVLWSDYLKFDPAAPDWADRDRFVLSAGHGSMLIYALLHLSGYESPTLDDIKNFRQLGSPCAGHPENFLIPGVEATTGPLGQGLAMSVGMAMAERHLNAVFGDDLVDHKTWVIAGDGCLMEGVNHEAIGLAGHLGLGRLIVLWDDNNITIDGKVDLSSSEDIPARYEATGWHVASCDGHDPADIRRAIDEAVAETGKPSLVRCTTVIGKGAPNKGGTSAVHGAPLGEDEIAAARKVLGWDHDPFVIPDDVLADWRATGERSKEAHCEWQGRLDASDHKAEFERRMAGELPKNFSLENYTKRLIDEPQKVATRKASEMALDQINGKLPETIGGSADLTGSNNTKAGGIGPMTAQDYSGRYVYYGIREFGMSAAMNGMALHGGVTAYGGTFLIFTDYARGAIRLSALQQCPVVYVMTHDSIGLGEDGPTHQPIEHLQSLRAMPNILVMRPADAVETAECWEIALRQTDRPTVLALSRQGLPQVRNSPDYLDQCSKGAYRLKRAGNKRRVILIATGSEVHLALECADRLEKEGVGADVVSMVCTELFDEQDAAYKEDILPNVQPDEILRVSIEAGTTFGWERYTMANGLNIGIDRFGASAPASDLFEKFGLTADAIVPQIMNKING; encoded by the coding sequence ATGAGCGACGAGCAGACCCGTTTCACCAATATGGCCAATGCCATTCGCGCCCTTTCGATGGACGCTGTGCAGGCAGCCAATTCGGGGCATCCGGGGATGCCGATGGGCATGGCCGATGTCGCGACTGTTCTCTGGTCCGATTACCTGAAATTCGATCCCGCCGCGCCCGATTGGGCAGACCGCGATCGCTTCGTGCTGAGCGCCGGGCATGGCTCCATGCTGATTTACGCGCTGCTGCACCTTTCCGGCTATGAGAGCCCCACGCTGGATGACATCAAGAATTTCCGCCAGCTGGGCAGCCCGTGTGCCGGCCACCCGGAAAACTTTCTGATCCCCGGTGTCGAAGCCACCACCGGCCCGCTGGGGCAGGGCCTCGCCATGTCGGTCGGTATGGCCATGGCGGAGCGGCATCTCAATGCCGTGTTCGGAGACGATCTGGTCGATCACAAGACCTGGGTGATCGCGGGCGACGGCTGCCTGATGGAAGGCGTCAACCATGAGGCGATCGGCCTTGCGGGCCACCTCGGCCTCGGCCGCCTGATCGTGCTGTGGGACGACAACAACATCACCATCGATGGCAAGGTCGACCTGTCATCCTCCGAAGATATCCCCGCGCGCTACGAAGCAACCGGCTGGCATGTCGCGAGCTGTGACGGCCACGATCCTGCCGATATTCGCCGCGCGATTGACGAAGCTGTGGCGGAAACCGGCAAGCCCTCGCTCGTCCGCTGCACCACGGTGATCGGCAAGGGCGCTCCGAACAAGGGCGGCACCAGTGCAGTTCACGGCGCTCCGCTGGGTGAAGACGAGATCGCTGCGGCGCGCAAGGTGCTCGGCTGGGACCACGATCCCTTCGTCATTCCGGACGATGTGCTGGCAGACTGGCGCGCCACGGGTGAGCGATCGAAAGAGGCGCATTGCGAATGGCAGGGGCGCCTCGATGCGAGCGACCACAAGGCAGAATTTGAACGCCGCATGGCGGGCGAATTGCCCAAGAACTTCAGCCTCGAAAACTACACCAAGCGCCTGATCGATGAGCCGCAGAAAGTCGCCACCCGCAAGGCGAGCGAAATGGCGCTCGACCAGATCAATGGCAAACTGCCCGAAACCATCGGTGGCAGCGCCGATCTGACCGGCTCGAACAACACCAAGGCTGGCGGCATCGGCCCAATGACCGCGCAGGATTACTCCGGCCGCTACGTCTATTACGGGATTCGCGAATTCGGCATGTCGGCGGCGATGAACGGCATGGCGCTGCATGGCGGCGTGACAGCCTATGGCGGCACGTTCCTGATATTTACCGACTATGCGCGCGGCGCGATCCGCCTGTCGGCCCTGCAGCAGTGCCCTGTGGTCTACGTGATGACGCATGACAGCATCGGCCTTGGTGAAGACGGACCGACGCACCAGCCGATCGAGCATTTGCAGAGCCTGCGCGCCATGCCCAACATCCTCGTGATGCGCCCGGCCGACGCCGTCGAGACTGCAGAATGCTGGGAAATCGCACTCCGTCAGACCGATCGCCCGACCGTCCTCGCGCTGAGCCGTCAGGGCCTGCCGCAGGTGCGCAATTCGCCCGATTACCTCGATCAGTGCTCGAAGGGTGCCTATCGCCTCAAGCGTGCAGGCAACAAGCGCCGCGTCATCCTCATCGCGACCGGCTCCGAAGTGCATCTGGCACTCGAATGCGCCGACCGCTTGGAGAAAGAGGGCGTCGGCGCCGATGTCGTCTCCATGGTCTGCACGGAGCTGTTTGACGAGCAGGATGCGGCCTACAAGGAAGACATCCTGCCCAATGTGCAGCCCGATGAAATCCTGCGCGTCAGCATCGAAGCGGGTACCACTTTCGGCTGGGAACGCTACACCATGGCGAACGGCCTCAACATCGGCATCGATCGTTTCGGGGCATCCGCCCCGGCGAGCGATCTCTTCGAAAAATTCGGACTGACCGCAGATGCGATCGTTCCGCAGATCATGAACAAAATCAACGGATAA
- the gap gene encoding type I glyceraldehyde-3-phosphate dehydrogenase, which produces MTTKVSINGFGRIGRLVARAILERDDHDLELVAINDLADTNANALLFGFDSTHGRFPGTVEVDGDNLVINGKKIAVTSEREPGKLPHGDMGVDIVLECTGFFQSHDAAKPHLDAGAKRVLISAPAKEVSATIVYGVNHDTLTADDVIVSNASCTTNCLAPVAKVLNDAFGIERGFMTTIHSYTNDQRMLDQMHSDMRRARGGAQNMIPTTTGAARAVGLVLPELAGKLDGSSVRVPTPNVSLVDLVFTPKGDVTKEAINEALMAAATGPMKGVLDYTDKPLVSSDFNHHPASSTVDSLETAVLEGKLARVVSWYDNEWGFSNRMIDTAGAMAKFL; this is translated from the coding sequence ATGACGACCAAAGTTTCGATCAACGGTTTCGGACGTATTGGCCGCCTTGTTGCGCGCGCAATCCTGGAGCGTGACGACCACGATCTCGAGCTCGTCGCGATCAACGATCTGGCGGACACAAATGCCAATGCCCTGCTGTTCGGTTTCGACAGCACGCATGGCCGCTTCCCCGGCACCGTGGAAGTCGACGGCGACAACCTCGTCATCAATGGCAAAAAAATCGCCGTCACCAGCGAGCGTGAGCCCGGCAAGCTGCCGCACGGCGACATGGGCGTCGATATCGTGCTCGAATGCACCGGCTTTTTTCAGAGCCACGATGCCGCCAAGCCGCATCTCGATGCAGGCGCCAAGCGGGTCCTGATCTCCGCCCCTGCCAAGGAAGTATCCGCCACCATCGTCTACGGCGTGAACCATGACACCCTGACCGCAGACGATGTGATCGTTTCAAACGCCAGCTGCACCACCAACTGCCTTGCCCCGGTGGCCAAGGTGCTGAACGATGCATTCGGTATCGAGCGCGGCTTCATGACCACGATCCACAGCTACACCAACGACCAGCGCATGCTGGACCAGATGCACAGCGATATGCGCCGTGCCCGCGGCGGTGCGCAGAACATGATCCCGACCACCACCGGCGCTGCCCGCGCGGTCGGCCTGGTCCTGCCCGAACTCGCCGGCAAGCTGGACGGCTCTTCGGTCCGCGTGCCGACGCCGAATGTGTCGCTGGTCGACCTCGTCTTCACGCCGAAGGGCGATGTGACGAAGGAAGCGATCAACGAAGCGCTGATGGCAGCCGCGACTGGCCCGATGAAGGGCGTGCTCGATTACACCGACAAGCCGCTCGTCAGCAGCGACTTCAACCACCACCCGGCCAGCTCCACCGTGGACAGCCTCGAAACGGCCGTTCTCGAAGGCAAGCTTGCCCGCGTGGTCAGCTGGTATGACAATGAATGGGGCTTCTCCAACCGCATGATCGACACTGCGGGCGCAATGGCGAAGTTCTTGTAA
- a CDS encoding DUF2842 domain-containing protein gives MRTEPTWRIPVGILGLFAALMIYGIVIARYAPDIIGSWPGLVQALIYIILGLIWLLPLRNFLIWMETGNWGEKR, from the coding sequence ATGAGAACAGAACCCACCTGGCGCATTCCTGTCGGCATCCTCGGCCTGTTTGCAGCGCTGATGATCTACGGCATCGTCATCGCCCGCTATGCGCCCGATATTATCGGTAGCTGGCCGGGCCTGGTGCAGGCGTTGATCTACATCATTCTGGGCCTGATCTGGCTCTTACCCCTGCGCAATTTCCTCATCTGGATGGAAACCGGCAATTGGGGCGAAAAGCGCTAG
- the thiE gene encoding thiamine phosphate synthase produces the protein MSDCQLYLISPLDVGGDFPDRLDRALAAGKGLATAFQFRVKGVDQHEAARLAAPLQEICAAHDVGFIVNDDVALARRLKADGVHLGQGDGDPRGAREELGREMQIGVTCHASRHLAMEAGEAGADYVAFGAFYPSETKASEHRSEPEIIEWWSGLFEIPCVAIGGITPENCKPLVEAGADFLAVSNAVWGGDEVAAIEAFRKAISG, from the coding sequence ATGTCCGATTGCCAGCTCTATCTCATTTCCCCGCTCGATGTGGGCGGGGATTTCCCTGACCGGCTCGATCGTGCGCTGGCCGCTGGAAAAGGTTTGGCAACCGCCTTCCAATTCCGCGTCAAAGGCGTCGATCAGCATGAGGCGGCAAGGCTCGCCGCGCCCTTGCAGGAGATTTGCGCTGCGCATGACGTGGGCTTCATCGTCAACGATGATGTAGCGCTCGCTCGCCGGTTGAAAGCCGATGGCGTGCATCTGGGGCAGGGCGATGGCGATCCCAGGGGAGCGCGCGAAGAACTGGGCCGCGAGATGCAGATCGGGGTGACGTGCCATGCGAGCCGTCATCTGGCGATGGAAGCGGGCGAGGCTGGGGCGGATTATGTCGCCTTCGGTGCCTTCTACCCCAGCGAGACAAAAGCGAGCGAGCACCGGTCGGAGCCGGAGATCATCGAATGGTGGTCTGGCCTGTTCGAGATACCCTGCGTGGCCATCGGCGGAATCACGCCCGAAAACTGCAAGCCGCTGGTGGAGGCTGGCGCCGACTTTCTCGCTGTTTCCAACGCTGTGTGGGGCGGTGATGAAGTCGCCGCGATCGAAGCTTTCCGCAAGGCCATTTCTGGCTGA
- a CDS encoding 2OG-Fe(II) oxygenase family protein, producing the protein MTDTRQLFATPFIIDRLQSEAGIAMLRDAVDAEMMRDRQGVSISNIGGWHSNTNMLDWGGEAAKALVFKAMTMADEASVDIKSPDASRFGWHPELWANVSHKGDANQYHTHPGSYWSAVAYIDDGYEGEEDPQLGGELQLLDPRSPMVQMAAPDLRMKGADGGPQSHEISIRPQTGMIVMFPSWLQHAVRPFKGQGTRISIAINLSAGLKKPH; encoded by the coding sequence ATGACCGACACCAGGCAGCTCTTCGCGACTCCTTTCATCATCGATCGCCTGCAGAGCGAGGCGGGAATTGCCATGCTGCGCGACGCAGTGGATGCGGAGATGATGCGCGACCGGCAGGGTGTCTCGATCAGCAATATCGGCGGCTGGCATTCCAACACCAATATGCTCGATTGGGGCGGTGAAGCAGCGAAAGCGCTGGTCTTCAAGGCAATGACCATGGCGGACGAGGCGAGCGTCGACATCAAAAGCCCCGATGCAAGCCGGTTTGGCTGGCATCCGGAGCTGTGGGCCAATGTCAGCCACAAAGGTGACGCCAACCAGTATCACACCCATCCGGGCAGCTATTGGTCGGCCGTTGCCTATATCGACGATGGTTATGAAGGCGAGGAAGACCCGCAGCTGGGCGGCGAATTGCAATTGCTCGATCCGCGCAGCCCGATGGTCCAGATGGCCGCACCCGACCTGCGGATGAAAGGCGCCGATGGCGGGCCGCAAAGCCACGAAATCTCGATCCGCCCGCAAACCGGCATGATCGTGATGTTCCCCAGCTGGCTGCAACACGCCGTGCGCCCTTTCAAAGGGCAGGGCACGCGTATCTCGATCGCGATCAATTTGTCAGCGGGTCTTAAGAAGCCGCATTAA
- a CDS encoding L,D-transpeptidase family protein yields MKRSYFSLILALPLAACGLNGTESADSDAESETAQAEPAEDFGYETYGDDNYADTMASNDAAYTSIQRNSAPTDEDGSEQLSGSSSQDTNNTSDMPDSEERPIMQAQVVLDRRGFGPGVIDGRMGMSTENALRGFQEANDLEITGQLDNATEEALSEWSRIPATRVVTIPAGWGDIEFTDIPEDTAAKAEMERLGYKSLDEKLAERFHTTVEVLRELNPNGRPAGASASNSSGNPSPTPTASGDAEESDSYFRAGQQIRVPNIGADRIAPGSITDRGWQQTLAALGVGSEQPQVDRIVVSKSDDTLKAYQGDTLVAMFTVSSGSSQFPLPIGEWDIVGEAYNPPYSYDPEVLGEGEGETYTLPPGPNGPVGVIWIDLSKEHYGIHGTPDPETIGRAQSSGCVRLTNWDAARLAGMVDQNTQVIFEE; encoded by the coding sequence ATGAAACGCTCCTACTTCTCCCTCATTCTCGCACTCCCGCTCGCGGCTTGCGGCCTCAATGGCACCGAGAGTGCCGATAGCGACGCCGAGAGCGAAACGGCGCAGGCCGAGCCTGCCGAGGATTTCGGCTACGAAACCTATGGCGATGACAATTACGCCGACACCATGGCCTCGAACGACGCGGCCTACACCTCGATCCAGCGCAACAGCGCGCCCACTGATGAGGACGGCAGCGAGCAACTGAGCGGCTCAAGTTCTCAGGATACCAACAACACCTCCGATATGCCCGATAGCGAAGAGCGCCCGATCATGCAGGCGCAGGTCGTGCTCGACCGCCGCGGCTTTGGCCCCGGCGTGATCGACGGGCGCATGGGCATGTCGACAGAGAACGCGCTGCGCGGCTTCCAGGAGGCGAATGACCTCGAAATCACCGGCCAACTCGATAATGCGACCGAAGAGGCGCTTTCGGAGTGGAGCCGCATTCCGGCCACCCGCGTTGTGACGATCCCGGCTGGCTGGGGCGACATCGAATTCACCGACATCCCGGAAGACACCGCCGCCAAGGCCGAAATGGAGCGTCTCGGGTACAAATCACTCGACGAAAAGCTGGCCGAGCGTTTCCATACGACTGTCGAGGTGTTGCGCGAGCTCAATCCCAATGGCCGCCCGGCGGGCGCAAGTGCTTCCAATAGCTCCGGGAATCCATCACCCACTCCCACCGCGAGCGGCGATGCGGAGGAGAGCGACAGCTATTTCCGCGCCGGCCAGCAAATCCGCGTGCCAAATATTGGCGCAGACCGGATCGCGCCCGGCTCCATCACCGATCGTGGCTGGCAGCAGACGCTGGCGGCCCTTGGCGTGGGCTCCGAGCAGCCGCAGGTCGACCGGATTGTGGTAAGCAAGTCAGACGACACGCTGAAGGCCTACCAGGGCGATACGCTCGTCGCGATGTTCACGGTCAGCTCCGGCTCCAGCCAGTTCCCGCTTCCGATAGGCGAATGGGACATTGTGGGTGAAGCATACAACCCGCCCTATTCCTACGACCCCGAAGTGCTTGGTGAGGGTGAAGGCGAAACCTACACTCTCCCGCCGGGCCCGAACGGACCGGTAGGCGTGATCTGGATCGACCTCAGCAAGGAGCATTACGGCATCCACGGCACCCCTGATCCCGAAACCATCGGCCGCGCGCAATCGAGCGGCTGTGTCCGCCTCACCAATTGGGATGCGGCTCGTCTTGCTGGGATGGTCGACCAGAATACGCAGGTGATTTTCGAGGAATAA
- a CDS encoding acyl-CoA thioesterase, which yields MSETRPDPRGRDAYSVWRKIPTRWADNDVYGHVNNVTYYAWFDTAVNAALVERGLLDIENSDMIGLVVETQCRYFAPLAFPQTVEAGVRVARLGSSSVRYEVGIFAEGSDKPAAEGHFIHVYVDRETRRPVALPEDWRAELERWS from the coding sequence ATGAGCGAGACACGCCCCGATCCGCGCGGACGCGATGCCTATTCCGTCTGGCGCAAGATCCCCACGCGATGGGCGGACAATGATGTATATGGCCACGTCAACAATGTCACCTATTACGCGTGGTTCGACACGGCGGTGAATGCGGCGCTGGTGGAGCGCGGCCTGCTCGATATCGAAAACTCCGACATGATCGGCCTCGTGGTGGAAACGCAGTGCCGCTACTTCGCGCCGCTAGCCTTTCCGCAGACTGTCGAGGCGGGTGTGCGGGTCGCGCGGCTCGGGTCATCCAGCGTGCGGTACGAAGTGGGAATTTTCGCTGAAGGCAGCGACAAACCGGCAGCCGAGGGGCACTTCATCCATGTTTATGTCGATCGCGAGACGCGTCGGCCCGTGGCTTTGCCGGAGGATTGGCGCGCCGAACTGGAGCGCTGGAGCTAG
- a CDS encoding fructose bisphosphate aldolase, whose protein sequence is MNTAEMTDRIANGKGFIAALDQSGGSTPKALQGYGVEDSEWSGDEEMFGKIHEMRCRIVDSPSFSNGKVIGAILFEKTMEGCNSEGSPIPELLARRGVVPFLKVDKGMHDTENGVQLMKEIPTLNDMCARAKELGVFGTKMRSVIHEANQEGIAANVHQQMDFGLQILDNGLVPILEPEVSLQSESRAQAEALLLSNALDQMERVPEGKQVMWKLTIPSEPNLYKPLIDHPQVLRVVALSGGYSRDEACSELAKNDGMIASFSRALLEVLNAKMDDQQFDQALGNAIDEIACASVGE, encoded by the coding sequence ATGAACACTGCCGAAATGACCGACCGTATTGCCAATGGGAAAGGCTTTATCGCCGCCCTGGACCAGTCGGGAGGCTCCACCCCCAAGGCGCTGCAAGGCTATGGCGTGGAAGACAGCGAGTGGTCGGGCGATGAGGAAATGTTCGGCAAGATCCACGAAATGCGCTGCCGCATTGTCGACTCGCCCAGCTTCTCCAATGGCAAGGTGATCGGCGCGATCCTGTTCGAAAAGACCATGGAAGGCTGCAATTCGGAAGGCTCGCCCATTCCGGAATTGCTCGCGCGCCGCGGCGTCGTGCCGTTCCTGAAAGTCGACAAGGGCATGCACGACACCGAAAACGGCGTGCAGCTGATGAAGGAAATTCCGACGCTCAACGATATGTGCGCGCGGGCGAAGGAACTGGGCGTGTTCGGCACCAAGATGCGCTCCGTCATTCATGAAGCGAACCAGGAAGGTATCGCCGCCAACGTGCACCAGCAGATGGATTTCGGCCTGCAGATCCTCGACAATGGGCTGGTCCCGATCCTTGAGCCCGAAGTCAGCCTGCAGAGCGAAAGCCGCGCGCAGGCAGAAGCGCTGCTTCTGTCCAATGCACTCGACCAGATGGAGCGCGTGCCAGAGGGCAAGCAGGTGATGTGGAAGCTCACCATCCCCAGCGAGCCCAATCTCTACAAGCCGCTAATCGATCACCCGCAAGTCCTGCGCGTGGTGGCGCTATCGGGCGGTTACAGCCGTGACGAGGCATGTAGCGAGCTCGCCAAGAACGATGGAATGATCGCCAGTTTCAGCCGCGCTCTGCTCGAAGTGCTGAACGCCAAGATGGATGACCAACAGTTCGACCAAGCGCTGGGCAATGCGATCGACGAGATCGCCTGCGCCAGCGTGGGCGAATAA
- a CDS encoding phosphoglycerate kinase, translating into MTFKTLDDLPQDLSGQRALVRVDLNLPMKDGRATDLTRVTAVAPTILELADRGAKVLLLAHYGRPKGERHSTMSLSMVQGDIERVIDREVMFIPEVMGPVVEQSVGILSDGDIGLLENTRFWPGEEANDAEFAKGIAANGDFYVNDAFSAAHRAHASTEGLAKLLPAYAGRAMEKELKALDAALGTPNPPVAAVVGGAKVSTKLAVLENLSRKVQHLIIGGGMANTFLAANGVNVGKSLCEHDLTDTARTIMDAADEAGCTIHLPYDVVVAKEFAANPQSLRTCNVHEVAEDEMILDVGPQAVEALGDVLKTCATLVWNGPLGAFETPPFDEATVSLAKTAAALTQAGALVSVAGGGDTVAALAHAGVADDVTYISTAGGAFLEWMEGKELPGVAALSA; encoded by the coding sequence ATGACTTTCAAAACCCTCGACGATCTGCCGCAGGATCTGTCCGGCCAGCGCGCGCTGGTGCGGGTCGATCTGAACCTGCCGATGAAAGACGGGCGGGCGACGGACCTGACCCGTGTCACGGCTGTCGCGCCCACCATCCTCGAACTCGCGGATCGCGGGGCGAAAGTGTTGCTTCTCGCACATTACGGTCGGCCCAAGGGTGAACGCCATTCGACGATGAGCCTGTCCATGGTGCAGGGCGATATCGAACGCGTGATCGACCGCGAGGTGATGTTTATCCCCGAGGTCATGGGACCGGTGGTCGAGCAATCGGTCGGCATCCTCAGCGATGGCGATATCGGCCTGCTGGAAAACACCCGGTTCTGGCCAGGCGAGGAAGCGAATGACGCTGAGTTCGCAAAAGGTATCGCTGCGAATGGCGACTTCTACGTAAATGACGCATTCTCCGCCGCCCACCGCGCCCATGCGAGCACGGAGGGTCTCGCGAAGCTGCTGCCCGCCTATGCTGGCCGCGCGATGGAGAAGGAACTGAAAGCTCTCGATGCCGCGCTCGGCACGCCCAATCCGCCGGTTGCTGCTGTCGTGGGCGGGGCGAAAGTTTCCACCAAGCTCGCCGTGCTGGAAAACCTCAGCCGCAAGGTGCAGCACCTGATCATAGGCGGCGGGATGGCAAACACTTTCCTCGCCGCCAACGGCGTGAATGTCGGCAAGAGCCTGTGTGAGCACGATCTGACCGATACGGCGCGCACAATCATGGATGCTGCGGACGAAGCGGGGTGCACGATCCACCTGCCGTATGACGTCGTGGTGGCCAAGGAATTTGCCGCCAATCCGCAGAGCCTGCGCACCTGCAATGTCCACGAAGTCGCCGAAGACGAGATGATTCTCGATGTCGGGCCGCAGGCGGTCGAAGCGCTGGGCGACGTGCTCAAGACCTGCGCCACGTTGGTCTGGAACGGCCCCTTGGGTGCCTTCGAAACGCCGCCATTCGATGAAGCAACGGTATCGCTCGCCAAGACCGCTGCCGCGCTGACCCAGGCCGGCGCGCTGGTCTCGGTGGCCGGTGGCGGTGACACCGTAGCCGCGCTTGCCCATGCGGGTGTGGCGGATGATGTGACCTATATTTCGACCGCAGGCGGCGCTTTCCTAGAATGGATGGAAGGTAAGGAACTTCCCGGCGTCGCGGCGCTGTCCGCCTGA
- a CDS encoding 5-formyltetrahydrofolate cyclo-ligase, protein MSASVNDITAFKSARRKELREARREHAAGLSPAVSALVMRRPPAPVLAMVPEGASIGLYRATDGEAPAAGYARFFMEEGHTIALPRITAMDGQMTFHTHTDPYGESDLEEGPGGVMQPEASATEITPDVLFVPLVGFTESGTRLGMGGGFYDRWLATHPDTIAIGLAWDIQKVDSLPREAHDMPLAAIVTPTRIYGPFER, encoded by the coding sequence TTGAGCGCCTCTGTGAACGACATCACCGCTTTCAAATCCGCACGACGCAAAGAGCTCCGCGAGGCGCGCCGCGAGCACGCAGCCGGTCTCTCGCCTGCGGTAAGCGCGCTGGTTATGCGCCGCCCGCCAGCGCCAGTGCTGGCAATGGTGCCCGAAGGCGCGAGCATCGGCCTCTATCGCGCGACTGACGGCGAAGCACCTGCAGCAGGATACGCGCGCTTCTTCATGGAAGAAGGTCATACCATCGCCCTGCCCCGCATTACTGCGATGGACGGGCAAATGACGTTTCACACCCACACTGATCCCTATGGCGAGAGCGATCTGGAGGAGGGCCCGGGCGGTGTGATGCAGCCAGAGGCGAGCGCGACCGAAATCACGCCTGACGTTCTGTTCGTGCCGCTGGTCGGCTTTACCGAAAGCGGTACGCGGCTCGGCATGGGCGGCGGGTTCTACGATCGCTGGCTTGCGACGCATCCTGATACGATCGCTATCGGCCTTGCGTGGGACATCCAGAAAGTGGACAGCCTGCCGCGGGAGGCGCATGACATGCCGCTTGCTGCGATTGTCACTCCCACCCGCATTTACGGACCTTTTGAGCGATGA
- a CDS encoding cell division protein ZapA produces MSNVTLEIAGRKYTIACAEGEEPHIEMLGASIDKKLSELDNLVGQSPERILLYASLLLADELHEAKAATPSPAPPAADAETAEKLEAMADRLETIAMQLETGASAP; encoded by the coding sequence ATGAGCAACGTCACTCTTGAAATTGCCGGTCGCAAATACACCATCGCCTGTGCCGAAGGTGAAGAGCCGCATATCGAAATGCTCGGCGCCTCGATCGATAAGAAACTGTCGGAGCTCGACAATCTGGTCGGCCAGTCGCCCGAACGGATCCTGCTTTACGCCTCGCTGCTGCTGGCGGATGAATTGCACGAGGCGAAGGCTGCAACGCCCTCCCCCGCGCCGCCTGCCGCGGATGCCGAGACCGCTGAAAAGCTCGAGGCCATGGCCGACAGGCTCGAAACAATCGCAATGCAGCTTGAGACTGGCGCGAGCGCACCCTAG